A genomic window from Streptomyces sp. MST-110588 includes:
- the serC gene encoding 3-phosphoserine/phosphohydroxythreonine transaminase, which yields MERRQGEGARRGGPGAPGPRDTYNFSAGPATLPRPVALRVREELAAHAGDGASIIEISHKHPRFIGVLDTAVALYREVTGLPGDHHVLFVHGGARMQCAAVPLNLIGRSPTRTAGYVVTGLFAQQAQREGARYGTAAIVASSQDTGFDRIPEVGGRHCPPDAAFLHLTSNNTVYGTRWTDFPHDCPAPLVADATSDILSRRLDHGRFGIVYAGFQKNLGPAGTALVTVRDDLLGHALPETPRLLDYSVHAASKSLDNTPNTFAVFVLLLTLEWIRDQGGLAAVERTNLAKARLLYGELDRTAFYRPTAHPAHRSVTNIVFRLADESLTGEFLDRAREEGFLGLAGHRLVGGVRASVYNGMPEEGVRALAGFLREFARVRG from the coding sequence ATGGAGCGGCGGCAGGGGGAGGGAGCCCGGCGGGGCGGGCCCGGCGCGCCGGGGCCCCGGGACACGTACAACTTCTCCGCGGGGCCCGCGACGCTGCCCCGGCCGGTGGCCCTGCGGGTGCGCGAGGAGCTCGCGGCGCACGCGGGCGACGGCGCGTCGATCATCGAGATCAGTCACAAGCACCCCCGGTTCATCGGCGTGCTCGACACCGCCGTGGCGCTGTACCGGGAGGTGACCGGGCTCCCCGGGGACCACCATGTGCTGTTCGTGCACGGCGGGGCCCGGATGCAGTGCGCCGCCGTGCCGCTCAACCTCATCGGCCGCTCCCCGACCCGTACCGCCGGGTACGTGGTGACCGGCCTGTTCGCCCAGCAGGCGCAGCGTGAGGGCGCCCGCTACGGCACCGCCGCGATCGTCGCGTCCAGTCAGGACACCGGCTTCGACCGGATACCCGAGGTGGGCGGGCGGCACTGTCCGCCGGACGCCGCCTTCCTCCACCTCACCAGCAACAACACCGTCTACGGCACCCGCTGGACGGACTTCCCGCACGACTGTCCCGCCCCGCTGGTGGCCGATGCCACCAGCGACATCCTCTCCCGGCGGTTGGACCACGGCCGGTTCGGCATCGTCTACGCCGGGTTCCAGAAGAACCTGGGGCCCGCCGGCACGGCCCTGGTGACCGTCCGCGACGACCTGCTCGGCCACGCGCTGCCGGAGACTCCCCGGCTGCTGGACTACTCCGTCCACGCGGCGTCCAAGTCCCTGGACAACACCCCGAACACCTTCGCCGTCTTCGTCCTCCTACTGACGCTGGAGTGGATCCGCGACCAGGGCGGCCTCGCGGCGGTCGAGCGGACGAACCTGGCCAAGGCCCGGCTGCTGTACGGGGAACTGGACCGTACGGCGTTCTACCGCCCCACCGCCCACCCGGCCCACCGCTCCGTCACCAACATCGTCTTCCGGCTCGCCGACGAGTCGCTGACCGGGGAGTTCCTGGACCGCGCGCGGGAGGAGGGGTTTCTCGGTCTGGCCGGGCACCGGCTGGTGGGCGGGGTGCGGGCGTCCGTCTACAACGGGATGCCGGAGGAGGGCGTACGGGCGCTGGCGGGTTTCCTCCGTGAGTTCGCACGCGTACGGGGGTGA